The following proteins are encoded in a genomic region of Methylococcales bacterium:
- a CDS encoding transposase family protein, which produces MGFNNEYKTNSVNIPHKKPNKSKHNPNPTLTEKQKKENKEMSRERVIVEHVIGGMKRYRCLVDKFRNKKRRCKRFIFFF; this is translated from the coding sequence TTGGGGTTTAATAATGAATATAAAACTAATTCGGTAAATATTCCTCATAAAAAACCAAATAAATCTAAGCATAATCCAAACCCAACATTAACTGAAAAACAAAAAAAAGAAAACAAAGAGATGAGTCGTGAAAGAGTCATTGTTGAGCATGTAATCGGTGGAATGAAAAGATATAGATGTCTAGTTGACAAGTTTAGAAATAAAAAAAGAAGGTGTAAAAGATTTATTTTCTTTTTTTAG